The sequence GATAATTCATGGTTATTAAATACTACAAAAATAAGTATTGGTAATTATTAATAACGCTCAGTACCTTTATAAATCTCAAATTAAGTTTATGCAACTACCAAAAATATTTCATTTTGGCGAACATCATCTAACTGCAAGTATTGCTTTAGGCATTGCCAAAAGTTCGGTCAAAGGAATAATATCACCGGATTATCTCAAGAAAATAGAAGAGAGTAATCTTCGTGTTCAAAATATCGTTGCCAAAGGTGATACCGTTTATGGTATCAATACAGGCTTCGGACCTTTATGCAATACCAAAATTTCCAAGGAGGATACTAAAATTCTTCAATCTAATATTCTACAAAGTCATAGTGTTGGAGTGGGAAAACCCATATCTGAACAACTTGCCAAACTGATGCTTATCTTAAAAATACATGCACTTGCAAAAGGATATTCGGGTATCGCGGTTGACACCATCAAAAGAATGCTTTGGCATTTGGAACATGATGCCATTCCGGTAGTTCCATCACAAGGTTCTGTGGGAGCATCTGGAGACTTGGCCCCTCTCTCTCATTTATTTCTTCCACTAATAGGACTGGGCAAAGTAAATTACAAAGGTGAAACCATTACTACCGATCAGCTATTTAAGAAAACCGGACTTCAATCTTTGGGACTTGGTCCAAAGGAAGGTTTGGCGCTCATCAACGGCACACAATTCATTGCTGCACACGGCGTTTTGGTCTTGCAAAAATTGCAGTATTGCCTAAGACATGCCGATATTATTGGAGCTATGATGCTGGAAGGGCTTCAAGGCTCTATGAGACCTTTCCATGAGGAACTGCATGCCCTTCGACCCTTTAAAGGCAATCAACATGTGGCCGGAAGAATACGAACACTGCTCCAAAGTTCCGAAATTTTGGAAGACCATATCGACTGTGAACGAGTCCAAGATCCTTACTCGCTTCGTTGCATGCCTCAAGTACATGGTGCATCTAGGAATACCTGGTTGCACTTAAAAGAACTATTGGAAGTGGAACTTAATTCTGTTACTGACAATCCAGTAATCATCAATGATGAGTTGACCATAAGTGGAGGTAATTTTCACGGACAGCCCTTGGCCATGGCTTTGGACTACGCAGCACTGGCAGCTTCAGAATTAGGGAGCATTTCGGACCGAAGAATCTATTTGGCACTCGAAGGAAATAGTCCAGGAGTCCCTAAATTGTTGATGGAGGATACTGGAATCAATTCTGGATACATGATTTTACAATACACCACGGCAGCATTGGCCAGTGAAAATAAAAGTCTATGTTTTCCGGCGAGCGCGGATAGCATCCCAACCTCTTTAGGACAAGAAGATCATGTGAGCATGGGGTCTATAAGTGGAAGAAAAGCACTTCAGATCATAGAAAATGTAGAAAAGATATTAGCTATTGAGCTGTTAACCGCCGCTCAAGCCTTTGAATTCAGAAAACCTTTAAAATCGGGGGTGGTATTGGATGAAATTCATAAATTCATAAGAACCAAAGTCACCTTTGCAGATAGCGATCGTGTTTTTGCTGATGATATTGAAAAAGGAATAGAAACCATTCAAAAAGGTGAAATTATTGCACTGGTAGAACAAACCATGAAAGTAAAAAACCTTCAATGGAACGCTCCTTATCTGGAAGAATTTGAAACATACTAACACATGAGCAAACCACTATTAATAGGTCCATTTACACAACTGCTTCCAATGTCAGGTTTACCCTTTAAAGGAGCGTTGTCTGATGAGCAATTGGTAATCATTGAAAATGGGGGCATTCTTATTTCCGATGGAAAAGTCATGGAAGTTGGTGTTTTTGAAGATTTAAAGTCTGATGCTGTCGA is a genomic window of Flagellimonas sp. CMM7 containing:
- the hutH gene encoding histidine ammonia-lyase, with translation MQLPKIFHFGEHHLTASIALGIAKSSVKGIISPDYLKKIEESNLRVQNIVAKGDTVYGINTGFGPLCNTKISKEDTKILQSNILQSHSVGVGKPISEQLAKLMLILKIHALAKGYSGIAVDTIKRMLWHLEHDAIPVVPSQGSVGASGDLAPLSHLFLPLIGLGKVNYKGETITTDQLFKKTGLQSLGLGPKEGLALINGTQFIAAHGVLVLQKLQYCLRHADIIGAMMLEGLQGSMRPFHEELHALRPFKGNQHVAGRIRTLLQSSEILEDHIDCERVQDPYSLRCMPQVHGASRNTWLHLKELLEVELNSVTDNPVIINDELTISGGNFHGQPLAMALDYAALAASELGSISDRRIYLALEGNSPGVPKLLMEDTGINSGYMILQYTTAALASENKSLCFPASADSIPTSLGQEDHVSMGSISGRKALQIIENVEKILAIELLTAAQAFEFRKPLKSGVVLDEIHKFIRTKVTFADSDRVFADDIEKGIETIQKGEIIALVEQTMKVKNLQWNAPYLEEFETY